From the Neoarius graeffei isolate fNeoGra1 chromosome 1, fNeoGra1.pri, whole genome shotgun sequence genome, one window contains:
- the vax2 gene encoding ventral anterior homeobox 2, producing the protein MFDQAKTMGDGVAEDRNHCGPNSLRRDRSGDAKTLAEVASRSSGDAPAGTSVSTPSSSSEDGHDKLLGVDPDYCRRILVRDAKGTIREIVLPKGLDLDRPKRTRTSFTAEQLYRLELEFQRCQYVVGRERTELARQLNLSETQVKVWFQNRRTKQKKDQTKDVDKRSSSTSESLATCNILRLLEQGRLLSVPVPPPNPLLAPPHAANGSLLGGPSVSSSSPGVSSTGTPPVIVGSGGGTFGLSLSSLGATPPSPRLGVAPPSLFSMPLISGAHHEITSSYGCGSSAFEPYTRTERKDGDLGGKKTVS; encoded by the exons ATGTTTGACCAAGCCAAGACTATGGGCGATGGAGTCGCCGAGGACCGAAACCACTGTGGACCCAATTCACTGCGCCGGGACCGCAGTGGAGACGCAAAAACTCTGGCGGAAGTGGCAAGCCGCAGTTCCGGCGACGCTCCTGCGGGGACATCTGTGTCCACCCCGAGCTCCTCCAGCGAGGACGGACACGACAAACTGTTAGGAGTGGACCCTGACTACTGCCGCAGGATTTTAGTTCGAG ATGCTAAAGGCACTATCCGTGAGATCGTTTTGCCGAAAGGTCTGGACTTGGACCGGCCGAAGCGCACGCGCACCTCCTTCACTGCCGAGCAGCTCTACCGGCTCGAGCTCGAGTTCCAGCGGTGCCAGTACGTGGTGGGGCGCGAGCGCACGGAACTCGCCCGCCAGCTGAACCTCTCCGAAACTCAG GTGAAAGTCTGGTTCCAGAACCGACGTACCAAGCAGAAAAAGGACCAGACCAAGGACGTGGACAAGCGCTCTTCGTCTACCTCTGAGTCCCTGGCCACGTGTAACATCCTGCGTCTCCTTGAACAGGGGCGCTTGCTGTCAGTGCCTGTACCTCCTCCTAACCCACTGCTGGCACCACCACATGCTGCCAACGGCTCACTCCTGGGAGGCCCATCTGTGTCCTCCTCCTCTCCTGGGGTAAGCAGTACAGGCACTCCTCCAGTGATTGTGGGCAGTGGTGGTGGAACATTTGGCCTATCTCTGTCTTCACTTGGTGCTACACCGCCGTCACCGAGACTTGGGGTAGCCCCCCCGTCCCTTTTCTCTATGCCACTAATAAGTGGTGCTCATCACGAAATCACATCTAGCTATGGGTGTGGATCATCAGCTTTTGAGCCCTATACAAGGACAGAGAGGAAAGATGGGGACTTGGGTGGGAAGAAGACAGTTTCCTAA